From the Lepus europaeus isolate LE1 chromosome 14, mLepTim1.pri, whole genome shotgun sequence genome, the window CTTGTATTGTTTCTGTTGGTGAAACCAGTGCTCCCCAATTGCTGGGAAGCAAGCCTCCTTCAGGGTAAGGTGGGGAACACCACCTGCCCTCTTCCACAGTGTTTCCCTTGTCCGTGCCTTAGGGTTCCCACAGACTGATAGCAATTGCTTACTGCACAACCGCCGTGCAGCAGTAGagactcttgattttttttttttttttttttgacaggcagagtggatagtgagagagagagacagagagaaaggtcttcctttttgccgttggttcaccctccaatggccgctgcggccggcgcattgtgctgatctgaagccaggagccaggtgcttctcctggtctcccatgcaggtgcagggcccaagcacttgggccatcctccactgccttcccgggccatagcagagagctggcctggaagaggggcaaccgggacagaatctggagccccgaccgggactacaacccagtgtgccggcgccgcaaggcagaggatttgcctgttaagccacagcgccggccaagagacTCTTGATCTTGAAGAGCACAGAAGATGCTGACGTCACTAAAAATTTAGTAACTGCACTATAAATGTTCTGCATGACcattatatttatctttctgtgaatCGATTATATTGAAGATGAACTTCCTAAGGCtaatcattcattttatttatttaaaatgtgtgaGATATACATTCAGACGGAAACAgggataaaacacacacacagtttgaagaataatgatgaaaataaacatcCAGGTGCAGAAACGGAACATGATCCTCACCCCTGAAGCTCCGTACCCTTCCCTGGGCCCATCTTGTCTCCCCAGAGAGAAATATTTGTGAtaatcatttctttgtttttcattatagTTATACTACTTCTGCATGTATCCTAAATGTATTACTGAGTTTTGCCAGTTTTTGAACTTTATATAAGTGGAAATACACTCTATTTATTCTTTGGCTGACTTGCTTTTTTCACCCAACACAGCAATTCAGCATGATTTCATACACAGTGATCATTTGGGTTATTTTTCATTCCTGTATCATAATTCACAGTATGACTATAACAAACTGTCTATTCTATTATTGACATGTTTGGGTTACATACTGGATTTAGCTATTACAAAAATGCACATGTACAGATTCTATGGAATTGCAGAGTCATAGCAAATGTGTCTTCAATTTTACCACATGCTAGTCTCCCAAAGTGATCATTTAAATCTAAGCTATCACCAGTATATAAGGCTTCTCTTTGCTTCACCCTTGTTAAAACTTATtactagggccggtgctgtggcgtagcagataaagcctctgtaTGCagtatggcatcccatatgggcgccagttcaagtcctggctgctccacttccaatccagctctctgctatggcctggaaaagcagtagaagatggcctaagtccttgggcccctgcactcgtgtgggagacctggaagaagctcctggctcctggcttcgtattggcacagctccagacattgcagccaattggggagtgaagaccagtggagggaagacctctctctctctgcctcttcttccctctgtgtgtaaatctttcaaataataaatcttttttaaaaaactttattactgtgggactgttttctttgatgtGGTGGGTACCTAATAGTAGTGCACTAAGATTTttatgttcatttcattttttttttttttgacagaattagacagtgagagagagagacagagagaaaggtcttcctgccattggctcactcaccagatggccgccatggccagtgctgtgctgacccaaagccaggagccaggtgcttcctcctggtctcccacgcgagtgcagggcccaagcacctgggccatcctccactgctctcctgggccacagcagagagctggactggaagaggagcaaccgggactagaatccggcgctcatatgggataccggtgccacaggaggacgattaaccaagtgagccacgtgcCGGCCCCTTTATGTTTTCTATGGTTAGGAATAAGGATATTGGTATTTTCCCATATtactcatttgcatttcctctttggtGATGTGCCTATTTaagtcatttgtccatttttaagaATAGACTATTACTTATTGATTTATAgatgttccttatatattctgggtacTAACTGTTGTATGTTTTGCTAACTTTTCCCACACTATGATCTGTCTTTTCCACTCACTTTGTGGTGTTGTTTGGTAAATAAAAGTCCTTAAATTTttagttgaatttttttatcttttcctttatggCTAAAAGACTTCTTGGCTCCAACCAAAGTCATAAAGATGTTTTCTCAGGCAGGTAACTCATCTGAAATTCTTAGAGCTAAACTTTtattaagcttatttatttgagaggcagtgacaaAGATAGACAGCCAGACCAAGAAAGctcccatctagtggttcactccccaaatgcctgcaacacctagggctgggccaggctgaactgagagctggaaactcagtccaggtctcccgttaTGTGTGGTAGAggttcaattacttgagtcatcagcagtgcctctcagggtctgcattagcaggaagctggagtcagagtggaactgggactcaaatccaggtactctgataagggacatGGGCGTTctaactggcatcttagccactatgccaaatacccaccccagacTTTTTCAGATGTTGGAAACATACCATGGAACATTACAACATGTATTATATTTCTCAATACAGTCAGATGTTTATCAATTTTATGTCTTTCccaaaaattaacttttgggttttttttttttttttaaccttacatATCACGTTGTGTAAGTGAATTGGTGTCAGACACAACAGAACAAAACACTGGCTTATCTACTTATTTCTGTAGTGTGAACACTCCCATCATGGGTGATTTCTAGCAAGCACCTTGAGTTATTTGATCACAGAACTGGAAAGAAGAGTGCAGAGTAGgttctcccatgtcagtgcaggctCCAGCAAACAATGCTTTGTTTCCCATTTCATTAATTTTGCTCTTATTATTTCCATCCTACTTTCCATAGTcttattttctctccctttctgtttcttaAGTCACAACTTTTCCGTCTCTTCTCTAACAACTAAGTTTCCCTTATAGCTATGAATGTCCCTGAGTACAACTTTAGCTGCATTCCACAGGTagaatttttgtaatttattgttcattcaaaatattttcctattagCATTAACTATATTTTCATAGCTTATTGACTTCTAGCATAAATACACTGTAGTAAAAATAAATGTGGTGAATAATTTCGatgtttaaaatttgttgagaatTGTATAGCTAAGTATGTGGTTAATACTGGTAATGTGtcatgtttgttttaaaaaatgtatccttCAATGTTGGTTGTGTTGTTCTATATATGCTTATTATATTTGTAAATGATGTTATTCAAGCTTTCTATACCTTTGTTTTTTCTTGCTTATCATAACAATTAGTAGAAAGGCTGTTAAAATCACCAATATGATGAtggatttttctttgtaattctaaTTTCATTTCACATATATTTACCATTAGGtatattcaaatttaaatttaaatccatttatttttccaACTCAAAAATCCTCTAGGACTGTTTCCTTTCATCCCTTCTCAACCTCCCCTcagttataattaaaagataatatcttTATATAAACTGACCTCAATGGCCGTAGCGCAGTAACAGTGGGGGCTTGGATAAAGCTAACGTAATCTTCCACTGGAGTCCACTGACTGCTGTGGAAACACTCCCCATATTGTAGAACCTAAGCGTCCCCTGGAACACCCGCCTATGCGGAGTTTGGAAAGGACTACACACCAGCACGGAGCAGAGCAGTAAACCGCTGGAGAGCCATACAAGCAGGTGGAGGGAACCTAAACCCGACCAGACGAAGCAGCAGGTGGCACGTTAGGACCCGAGCCAGCGACGGACTTCTATCCGTACTCGCTTTTCAATAGGTTCTGCTGAGGCGTGAACAAACAACGCCCTCTTGAAACACCTCAAGcagttttccttcctttgaaaACTACGCCGGCGTTTGGGATAACAAAGTCACAGGTGAGCTCAAAACAGTACTATTTCTTTCCCCCACAACAGTGTGTACGCCCCCGTGTGCGGGGGCGGCTCAGCTTCTTTCGGGGCACGTTTCGTTCGTGACAGCCCTGCAACGCTCCGTGCACCTCTCCTACCCTCGCCTGGGCTGGCAGCGCTCGCACGCTGAGACTTGCTGATGGTTTGGGGCGAGACACGAGGATTTACATTCTCCAAAGGGGCACAATCCTTTAAAGTTGTGATAAACTGAGGGGAAGGGATACCAGGACTTTAAGGCCAAGGCGGCACTGAGCAGTGACGGCTTCTCAACCTCCTCCTACCTTCAAGACCCAGGGACCACCTCCACCCCGCGGCCGGCCGGAAGTCACCTCCACCTGGTACCGTCGCGGAAGCGGAAGTCCCGCCCTCCCTGAAAAAGCGAACGGCAGCCCGGAAGGGTCAATAGGAGCCTGGCTGTTTCGCTGCGTGCCTTCgctttttgtggttttttgtcttggtggtggtggtggtggtgaggtcTACGGTGCCGCGTGATCCCGAGCCAGTTGGCACCGCGCCCTCCTCCGCTGGTTGTTGGGCTGCTTGACCCTCTCCTCCTGTGGGCGCCGAAGGGAAGCCAGACCCGGGCGGGCGGAGAGGTCAGCTTGCTGGCGGGCCCGGGCGGGGCGCGTGGAGTGTGGCCCCGGGcgtcccttccctccctccgaGCCGCAGGCTGTGTGTCTGCAGAACGCGGTAGTGCTCGTGCTGCTGCTTAGTGTGTGTCCCCGCACACGTTTGTAAAATGGACCCTGCTAGCCCGGTTTTAGCGACGAGGAAACAGGCCCGGAGAGAATACGCGAGCTGCCCGGGAGAGCGGCAGACCGGCGCGGGCCCGCTTCCAACGCGGCTTCCCCGAATCCGTTGTGACCCTGACACTCGCCGGTCACTGCCTTCCCCTGCTGGGCGCGTGGTCACCCCGAGCAGGGTGGGACCGAGCCCGAGAAGGACTTGGTGCGGTGTGTGTTGCGGGGGATCTCTGGTCCCGTCCCGCAGCCACGGGCGTCAGTTGCTTCATTCCAATTCCGAGGCATAACTTAAACAaaaagggagcaggagggaatGGCGGTCTTTTTCTCCCCGTGTCTTTCCTTCACATCACAAGTCTGTTGTGCGTGTGGAATGTTTTGTCCGACAGCTTGCTCCCAGGAGGAATGGCGGCCCCGACTATGAAGGAAAGGCAGGCTTGCTGGGGAGCCCGCGATGAGTACTGGAAGTGTTTAGATGAGCACACGGAGGACGCGTCTCAGTGCAAGAAGTTAAGGAGCTCGTTTGAATCCAGCTGTCCGCAACAGTGGGTAAGTCACACTTGCACTGCTAACACACACGGAGCTCCCAGTGTGTGTGGTGGGCTCGGAGCCCCAGCGCTGCCTGCTGGACAGTGCCTTCCAGGAGCAATGGTTATTGCCTCAGGCTTGTTTTACAGCAGGCTGGCACCTTGAAGGTTATCGCAAATCAAACAAACTTAGGAACCATAACCAAAAAACTCCAGCCTGCTTCTGAAAGGTTAGTGCTTCCTCCTAGCCTTGGGCAGGAGTCGTCCAGTGTATTAGGTTAGCGCTGTTGTCAGAAATAAAGCGTTGCCAGTTGGTCTCCCAGAATCATGTCGTTGTAGAcccaaaatataaagaaaggatTGGCCAGGAGAAATGAAAGGTTCCTGTGGTGGATCTGCATCCGTGACAGGCATCCATGTTTTGCCCGCCCTTAGTGTGGGGGGATCAGAAGAGGGAGCTGATGGTACTGAGGTTGGTAAGTGGTCCTACGTGGGAAGTGCTGTGGTGGTCACAAGCGCCGCTGTCATGTGGCAGTGTGTGACGCTCAGCGTGGTGAGGAGGCTGCTCATCCAGTCACCCAGTGCTTTTGTGCCTGTTCTGCCTGGAGCGGTGGCAACACCAAGATCCATCACACTTTTCCAGGAATTCCTGCCTCCGAGGGTCTTCCAGTCACACCCTGACAGCAGCCAGTACCCATCCACAGGGGTCGATCCATCCCCGAGACGGAACCTGGCACGCGCACAAAGCCTGCAGTTCACTCTTGCTGGGAAAGTGATTTAAAAGGCAACCTCCCAGAAAAGCAGTGAAATCCAAGGGTGCTAACAAACAACCGTCCAGACACAGCCAGGGTCCTCAgtggacacagacacacgcagGCACAGCtgttctgccttctcaggcatgaACTCTGCTGGCGTGAGGGCAGAGGGAATTTGGAGCAGCGAGGCCAGACAGGATCCCACCTAAGATGGTATCAGAGTGGCAGAATAAGAGAAGGGCACTCTGTGAGCAAAGGCAGGGGAGCGACAggtgcccagggcaggtgcaACGGGACTAGCGTTCAGGGCCTCAGTGTATCAGGATCCGTAGGAGGGACTGCATGTAGGAACCTGCCCTCACTGAATTCTCACGATAACTTTGTGAGGTCAGTGTCATTTTCTGAGTGACTTATTCAATGTCATGCCTAAGTCAGGACCCCAGAGCTGGCTGTGCTGCCACGATTTCCTGTGTAACAGAGAAGCTGTCTGCACTGTCCTACAGTGTGGCCACCAACCCCACGTGACCCCTGAGCACCTAACGCTCCTGAAATTCTTAAGTGGGTCAGTCAGTCCCCTGAGGCCATGAGGGAAACCAAACGAAAGGTGTGGGGAGGTGGAGGTCATTTTggtgggctgagctgggggtgaaTGCAGTGTGTAGAAATTGCTTTACATGAACTCTTCCTCTGTAAAACCTGCACCATGCAACCTGTCATGGGATTGTCGTAAAGGTTAAATGTTTCACTTGAAAACCTGGACTCTGATTGGATTAGATGCGAATTAGCAGAGAAATGTTATAcatctgtggttttaatttttttttaatttatttgacaggtagagttatagacagagacagagagaaaggtcttccttctgttggttcactccccaaatgaccactacagccagcgctgcgcctatccaaagccaggagccaggtgcttctcctggtctcctatgcgggtgcaggggcccaagcacttgggccatcttccactgccctcccaggccacagcagagagctggaccggaagaggagcagccaggactagaacctggcgcccatatgggatgctggcgccgcaggtggaggattaaccaagtgagccactgcgccggcccctgtggttttaattttagaTGGATACATTGAGAGCAACTCCTggcttgttttatgtttt encodes:
- the LOC133773322 gene encoding cytochrome c oxidase assembly factor 6 homolog yields the protein MAAPTMKERQACWGARDEYWKCLDEHTEDASQCKKLRSSFESSCPQQWIKYFDKRRDYLKFKEKFEAGQFQPSKSTANS